From Anopheles coluzzii chromosome 3, AcolN3, whole genome shotgun sequence, the proteins below share one genomic window:
- the LOC120955695 gene encoding rho GTPase-activating protein conundrum: MLSRIGTGGGAGHQGQQPSSAPPSPPAGSHHRGVVPQEVDDLDEYLSEYKLQAPTEPIAHYADGELEAEWLNSAGFPQLTKAFEEGRELSATELAPVISGLSSMHAEAVKQRVKALNRTVRGRTRNRSTKKPDIRDVFRDQDSSSTGTRSRSATPDSLDSLPGDDAWNTPPGNGHHHHPHIPSFVSVFDGNGVVRPTPIRGKQHLRRTPSAPLRGSAELFRGSHIRCDIPIHNEGIELLNFQRLGTIHIPRIRSGSDPSCTIGPHAGQHISGTRSHTNLYNGSAVAVRRDNDDSGNSSSEQSPPSSPPRNSLLCSSVENSPLRSSYEPVSFESMIKQTSPSAADQWEQRPEAAREPCLDIDQISEGEQKRLQPLLWLELASLFDKNHVTLDKRKPFKRKRKEEGNVFGVSLNALVRRDQQVTGEDTTLVPLVLQAILAELAVRGAREEGILRVPGHKQKTEALYNEIEHNFYCKPEKIDPLIKKAGVHDLSALLKRWLRELPQPLLANDLVHLFYQTNVLPPHDQYKALAVLCQLLPHENRNTLRELLSFFRRVVELQDLNKMTQQNVATIIAPSFFPPRFVHPPDKNDIGAQVRMAAQCCHLTNVLITMSDSLWLVPQRLIEQGKMINKNGQPKRQLTRKAKNGSGSIIAINRSANSGGDFVFDTNHIHRLVI, encoded by the exons ATGGAGAACTGGAAGCAGAATGGCTCAATTCGGCAGGATTTCCACAGCTAACCAAAGCATTCGAAGAG GGTCGCGAGCTGTCAGCGACAGAACTAGCTCCGGTCATCTCTGGTCTCTCGAGTATGCACGCGGAAGCGGTCAAGCAGCGCGTGAAGGCGCTCAACCGCACGGTACGCGGCCGCACGCGCAACCGATCGACGAAGAAGCCGGACATACGGGACGTATTTCGGGATCAAGATTCTTCCAGCACCGGTACGCGGTCGCGCAGTGCCACACCGGACTCGCTGGACTCGCTGCCGGGTGACGATGCGTGGAACACGCCGCCGGGCAacgggcaccaccaccatccacaCATACCGAGCTTCGTGTCCGTGTTCGATGGGAATGGTGTGGTGCGTCCGACACCGATCCGTGGCAAGCAACACCTGCGGCGCACACCGAGCGCCCCGTTGCGCGGTTCGGCGGAGCTGTTCCGTGGATCACACATCCGATGCGACATCCCCATACACAACG AAGGCATCGAGCTGCTCAACTTCCAAAGACTGGGAACGATTCACATACCGAGGATTCGGTCCGGCTCGGATCCATCCTGTACGATCGG ACCCCACGCCGGTCAGCACATTTCGGGCACGCGCAGCCACACGAACCTGTACAACGGGTCGGCCGTGGCGGTCCGGCGGGACAACGACGACTCCGGCAACTCATCATCGGAGCAGAGCCCGCCCAGCTCGCCGCCGCGCAACAGTCTGCTCTGCAGCTCGGTCGAGAACTCGCCGCTTCGTTCGTCGTACGAACCGGTCAGCTTCGAGAGCATGATCAAGCAGACGTCCCCGTCGGCCGCGGACCAGTGGGAGCAGCGGCCGGAGGCGGCCCGCGAACCCTGCCTCGACATCGACCAGATATCGGAGGGCGAGCAGAAGCGGCTGCAGCCGCTGCTCTGGCTCGAGCTGGCCTCACTGTTCGACAAAAACCACGTCACGCTCGACAAGCGGAAACCGTTCAAGCGAAAGCGCAAGGAGGAGGGCAACGTGTTCGGCGTGTCGCTCAATGCGCTGGTGCGCCGGGACCAGCAGGTGACGGGCGAGGATACGACGCTCGTGCCGCTCGTGCTGCAGGCCATACTGGCCGAGCTGGCGGTACGCGGTGCCCGGGAGGAAGGCATTTTGCGGGTACCTGGCCACAAGCAGAAG ACCGAAGCCCTGTACAACGAGATCGAGCACAACTTTTACTGCAAGCCGGAAAAGATTGACCCACTGATCAAGAAGGCGGGAGTGCACGATCTCAGTGCGCTGCTGAAGCGCTGGCTACGGGAGCTTCCCCAGCCACTGCTCGCCAACGATCTGGTGCATCTTTTCTATCAAACGAACG TTCTACCTCCGCATGATCAGTACAAGGCGCTGGCGGTCCTCTGTCAGCTGCTGCCGCACGAAAACCGCAACACACTACGCGAACTGCTCAGCTTCTTCCGGCGGGTGGTGGAGCTGCAGGACCTCAACAAGATGACGCAACAGAACGTGGCCACCATCATTGCGCCTTCGTTCTTTCCACCGAG ATTCGTACATCCACCCGATAAGAACGATATCGGTGCGCAGGTACGCATGGCCGCCCAGTGCTGCCACCTGACGAACGTGCTGATCACCATGTCCGACAGCTTGTGGTTGGTGCCGCAGCGCCTGATCGAGCAGGGCAAGATGATCAACAAAAATGGACAG CCAAAGCGTCAGCTAACGCGCAAAGCCAAAAACGGAAGCGGAAGCATCATCGCAATCAACCGAAGTGCGAACAGCGGCGGTGACTTTGTGTTCGACACCAACCACATCCACCGGTTAGTGATCTGA